The Oenanthe melanoleuca isolate GR-GAL-2019-014 chromosome 1, OMel1.0, whole genome shotgun sequence genome segment GTGCCAGAAATTAAGCACAATACCAAGGCAGGTGAAAGCAGTCACTTCATCACCAAGGAGCCAGGCCGTGGAACAGCAGCCCAGGGCCAAGATTAGGTTGAGAGACAGTGGTCAGGGTCAGGCACAGCCCACGTGGtcacccagcagggctgcagtggcaAGGGAGGTCCAAGGCCAAGCCAGGATGCCAGGTCAGCAGGTCTGGATGAGGGCCAGACTCGTGGAGATGCGAGCTGGtgcaaacagagctgctgcacagctgccctgtggcACACCTGAGGGCCAGCACAAAGCCACAGGTTAGAAGTGACTCTCCAGGGACAGACAGgcccctgctgctggcttttttcACAGCTTCTCTTATCAGTGAAGAAACTGACCTTGGACTCTGCCAACTAAATTCTGCAGAGGGGTAACGTGCTCAGGGCCACGGCAGTCTGAGGGCTAGAACAGAGCTATGGAACATATCCAGCACAAGGGAAGTGGGTTCATGGAATCCGCCTTTTCTGTTAGAATGGCACATGAGTGCAAACCCCACGGGAAAGTAGATTGCAGCTAACTTCAAAAACCTTATTCTGTTCAGTTTGGGCAAGCCAAGGACTCTTGCTGTTAATGATAGCTTCACTAACGAGAAGCAGCAAAGGATATCTGGATTATTAACTAATCACACTGATTTAAAGCTACTGATTTAATTTGTACATGAAAAAAAGATCAAACACAATCCTAGGATGTATCAGGGTCATACTGTTAGGGACACTCAGACTCAATTTGAAAATTGATAAATAATTAGGCTTTCTCCACTTGCAAAGAATGAAATTTTGGGactttttcagaaaactttAGGAATGGATAAATACTTCTTTATTTAGTTGCTTGAGTTGAATGTGACAGCAAAATTTTACATTGTAAGGTACAGAGGGTCCCTTTCAGGCTTATTTCCTGCACTAACCATTAATTTACCATGAGCAGCCATCTGGTTGAAGTCAAACAAGATTATGATGTGCTCTTTTGGCTTTACAATATTAGACATCCACCTGGAACTGTACATATTTAGCTGTATACTGCCTTAAGATTATGCATATATAACCCCATGCTGTAGTGACAGCATTGAAATAATCAGCATTATTCATGGCCACATTCTCTTGCGGTGCAAAAGAGTAAAACCCAATGAAAATTAGATCAGTGTGGTTTATGGATCACTTGTTTTATGGACAGAGAGTTTGGAGGCCCTTGACAATTCCACGAGGATATTTCCACCAGAACCTACTCTTCTCcttaaagaaaatacagaagttcAAGTTATATAGTATATTATCTCCCTCTTCAATCTTATTCTGATGCAACAAAATTATAAGGCATCAAGAATAATCTTTGCAACGTCAAGTGTATGAGGTATCAttccctcctctttttccccattcatttccattcccatttgaaagaaatatttcaaagtaattgttacatttttttccttattcacTCAGAACTCTCCAGTTAGGGTGTGGTAGAATGAAGAGACTCTAAATAACCATCTGATCAAAACTACCAGAGAGAAGTTAAGCCTGCATGTGCAGTCTGTGATTGCTCaggaaatttcaaaatttcctGTGGCACATGCTGGCACTTCAGCCATGCACCATGAATGTTCACCTCCTGCtatggagcagcactgcactcCATTTGCTGATGCCCGTGTTTTAGAGTTGGGATCGTCTGTCCTAAGAAACAGTGATGAGGAACTGGGAGCTtctccctggtgctgccaggacagcatAGGCGGGCGGCTCAGACTCCCCCGCTGCCAGCTCCTCTTCTCCGGGAGTTCCGCATTATAACAAGCTTTTTCAAGGGAGTTCCAAGTAGCATCGACCCCTTACCCAGCCTTGATCTGGAGCCCACTCCCTCACAGGCCAGGCCTGCCAAAGGGGCATTTGGGAAGTAGCGACGGCCCTTTGGGTGACTCCTCCACCGCGTGTCAGCGCCGAGTCCTTGCTGTGACAGGAAATCCCTCGTGTACCCAGCGGGGCAGAGGGTCGGCACACGCTGTCCCAGGAAGCGCAGAGGCAGCGcttggggctgggggcggcaCGGGAGAGCCGAGGGCGCTGAGGGTTCTGAGGGTATCTGAGGGcagcggcgggggcggccctCGCGCCGCTCCGCCCCTCCGCGCTCCGCCGCGCACTTTGCGTAACCCCGCGGTCACGCCGGCGGGGGCGGGCCGCGCGCTGCGTAAACGGCTGCGGGAATCGCCGCCGCGCGCGCTGCAGGCGTAAGCGGCGGGACTTtacccccgccccgccgccgccgagcCTCAGCGCTCCCGTCCCGCCGCCATGGCCGCCCCGGGGCCGGCGCGGCTCCTCCGGGCCGCCGCCGCTTCCTCCCGCCGCTGGCTCTTCTCCACCTCGCCGGCAGCCGGGCCGAGGCCGGGCTGCGGCAGCGCTGCCGCTGCCGGGAGGGCAGCACGGCCGTTCAGCCTCTCTGCCCGGGCGGTGCTCAGGTAAGGGGGTCACGGCCGTGAGGCGCCAGGCGGGCTCCGCGGCGGCGGCCCGAaggagccgggccgggccggggctcggcGCTGCGGGCAGCCGGGGCCAGCGGCTGCCTGTGGCACGggccgccgggccgggctggcGCGGGATGACCTTCCCGCGGTGCCCCTGCCGGGTCCCGGCCCCTCCGCCCCTCGCCGGCTGTGGCGGGGCACCGGAGCGCTCTCGGCTCCGCTGCACCGGGCTGCGCCCCGGAGCGCTGTGCCGGCGCTGCGCTTGGCTCGGGCGAGGCCCCGCGCCGGCCCCCAGCGCCGGGGCGGTGTGACCTGGAACCCCGGTGAATTGGCTTGCAGCGTTATTGAACGCTAAACCTGCGTTCCGGTGCTCAGACTGCTTTTCTGAGAGGTTATGACCTTACTGAAGTtgcacttatttttctttttttctgttgtttggttttgttgggtttttttgtctttttttttttttttttttttttttttcccccgtaATAGTCTGGCTGGGTATGTGGTAGAAGTACAGTAGATATCAAAGAGATCCTAATACTTAAAGTGTCTTCTGCCTTTGGTATAGTGTTTCTGTACTGAAGAGCCCTTTTGCATCTTTCTTCATGGAACAACTGGACATGACAATGCCATGATTTAGTTGACATAGTCATGTTTGGTAATAGCTTGGACTTGATCttctcagaggtcttttccagcctaactGATTCTGTGGTCTGATCTAAATATGCAGAGCTCCTCCTCACCAGTATGTATGAGCAGGTATTTCAGAATGCATTGCATCTGTAGGTGTTTAATACTACACAGTCCACAGCTGTGGTTTTGGTGCTTATTACAGTTAGTCACAGATTGTTTATGCACAGCCCTCTGGCATGTAGTCTGTGAATTCGAAGACAGGTCAGAGTCTACAGCTAActttcagtatttaaaatgtAGAAGTTTTTAAAAGCTTGGATGTACTTGGTTGTCAGAGAAGTTTCCCAGACTTGGAACAGGACCCACAATCAGCAGCCCAGCATCAGGGGTGTAGCCTGGCCTGTTTCCAGAAGATTGGAATAGTGCCCTTGACATCAAAGCTGGCTCAGTAGTTTGCTTTTAAACTCTCCTGTAGGTGATCTTTGACTTTGTTCCAGCAGAAACTTTTAATATGGAGAGAGACACTTAACTTTTCTAGCCTATGACTTCCGCAGGAGATGAATAAGTTGCTAGTCAGGTCTTTTCTCTGAGTGATCCTGCTGGTAATCAGTTGATTTTGAGATCCCTGATTtgtagtttttaattaaaaaaataaagatgtgacatattgacaatttttttaaaaggtaaataATTGAAAAAGACTCCCCTATAAGGGAAGGCATTTCCTTACCTAATGTAAAGAAATTTCCTAATAATGTGAGAGCTGCAATCCCCTCATGTCTGTCACAAACAGGCTGACTACAGAATGGAATTTATTTGCATTCGTTTTGCAAGCGCACCAGCAAAAAAGCTTGTGCAAAAAGTGTTTCCAATGTTGTTTATATACTCAGTGTCATAACCTGGCTGAGttgagagaaagggaaaattctTGTATATTATTGTTTTCTCCATTTATGTGTAAGTTACTTTCTGGGCATAGTTGGGACCTAGTTCCTGACCTTTATATAATCAGGCAGTGTTATTTCATTGTTTATGTATGTAAAATTAGCTGTATTTGTGTCAGGGTTTCAGTGGAGCATCAGGCattgtgttttcatttctgtttcctcctttctcttgcTCCTTATTTATCCCTTAgccttccttttaatttcatGGTGAACAGTAGTTATTTCAGAATTCTTTTATACCAGTCTGGTTATCTGTACAATGTTTTTGGTGCATAGCATATTAGTTGCATGCTTTAAAGATTAGTCCAGATTTATAACTTCTGTTGATTAAGGCCTGTATAATAGTTTAATTCATGGAACTCCTTAGTTAATTAGGGCTGTTAGATTTGCTGTTTATTAAAAGATCTGAGAATTACAGAGCTGGCTCACCATGTGTAGTATCAGGTTATTATGTTTTGTGTGGAGGATTGTAGGAGGTGATTCTTAACTTGGAAGTAATAGCTGAAGATTCAAAAGGATAATTCTTTTAAGGGGAAGAAATAGTTGTCGAGATTTTTGCAGTATTTGCTATTGTTTGCATGAGAGGGACAACAAACAGCACTTACAGTTCTCTCGTGCTCCTCTGTGCCTTTGCAGTGTGCCTGATTTAGGGTATCCTTGTGAAGCTTGATAAAAAATGCTCATAGTACTGTGGCAACCatatgaagaaattaattgtattttacaTCTGGTGAAAAGCATTTATCTGAGCATGGATTGGGATATTTATGCTCCATGCAgataacacaaaataaattgtgtttttGCTGATAATCCTGAGGCTATTCATACTTGCATAGACCTGGCTGTGTTAATTGCTTGTAACTGGTTTGCAGCATGTTGATATTTGGATAGTTTTTTTCTTGGTGCAAACAGTGTCTGGGTGGATAAAACCTCTATTTGAAGTTTATAAAGCCTAAATATTGTTTCGTGcaggtgagattttttttttttttaatggtatcCCCCAGTCATTGCGAAGATTGGCTCAGTGTGTGTTTTGAGTATCTGACTAGTCTGATTAGTAAATACACACACATCTGAAAGTATTTTCACCAAGTAAAATATCagagattttttcttttaaatattttggttaaGTGAAGAGTGATAGAACATGgcaagagcaaaaaaaaaatcccaaaacaaaaaaaaaccacaaaccaaccaaacccccAGAAACAGATCTACTAAAATACTTAAGAAAGCTATATCTAACTCTAACTATCAGAGTGCTTTAGGTCCTGCCAAAAGATTAATTACTGTGTCAGTTTTTAACAAAGTCAGTGACCTGGAGGTGATACTTCCATCTGTCCCCTTGCATGACTGCATGCACAGCCATGGTGCAGGTCCTCAACTGGCTGAAGCAAATATCAAATTGCCCCTACTGACAAGGGCATCCCACTGctgtttccttgtttttgttGTGGGCAGTGGCACTTTTGTCAGTTTTGCTTTCTGGTCCAGTTGGGTCTACTTTGTTTTTGTGGTTGATTTTCATCCACATTAGCAAAAAGTGTTGACTTGTAGTACTGGTGCAAGGATGATGGCAGGCTGATTTGGAGTGGGGATCTGAACCCACATTTTGATATTGTAAAGAGATTTGTTCAATCTGATCATGAAACCCAGATTGTGTCATTGCAGCATGAAGTTGCAGTAACACGGCCATTCTACACTGGTGTAAATTTCATCCAAGGGCCAGATCTGCCTCTGCTGGTTCTGACATCTGTGGGGTTATTGACGTTGGCTTTCAGCCAGTGCATTCCCGGACCGAGGTTACTGCAGGACAGTGTGAGCGTTGGAGAGAGGAGGAACAAAggagcaggggtgggactgTTCCTCTCCTGGCACTATGCTGCTTAATCAGATTCAAGTGTAACCACAGGTGAAGACAGTTTCAAGTGTGTTTTggaaactgggagggagttGACTTGTCGTTTACAAATGTTCCAGGGATCTAATGGATGCCCAGACATCTTATGTTTGGTCCATGGTACTTGTGAGTGCCTAATCCTGTAATAAAGCATATGTTTAGGATATTGGGATAACTATTTAGTATTTGCCATGTCTATACCTTGGGCAGAGATACCAGAAATGCAAGTACATATTGCATTGTGTCTCCTGTCAGCGTTGTTTTTTGTCATGttgacagaaatatttcagcaaagaAGAGTGTACTTTGAGCTCTGGAAAGGTTTTTTGAGGCAGTTTAAAATTATACTGTCAGACGTTAACTTAGCCTCTCAGAATGTGAATCTATACCTTTCCAGATGCACTCTAAACCCATCAGTCATAAACTCCCAGAGGAGGTGGTGAATTTTGTACTATTTTGTCTAAGTGGGTGCTTGTTTCCTTGGTTCTGCTGTGGGAGGTGTTAACATAGCCGAGGAGCAAAATGAAAAGCTGAGTGGTTTCTTAAACCCCCACAGAATGGTTTGCTGGTGGTCCTTGGATATCACAGGTGACTGTGCAACATAAGTCATATTTTGTAAAGATATTTATTTAggttttctgaatttttttgtagAGCGTGCTTCAATTGCATTCTGCGGGTCAGCAAGGTCAACCCTTTGTTATCAATTATAGTTTTGGAATGAATTTGTAGGTAATAATACTTGTGGCTGCCTTCTGGAAAGTGGACTGAGGGATGATAGGAAAAGAATTGAACATGACATCCTAATGAATCATCCCTGAGCACACCAGTGCCAATGAAACTCGTGACAAATGTATGAAGTCCATAGCAACAAACATTTGTTGTTTTGTAACCAGCCAGGACTCAGATTGCTAAAAACACATTCTTTTGCAGCcagtaacaaaaataatttgtttactGATTTTTCAGTATGGCCACTTCCAAATTTTATCCTTAATATTCAGATATACAGGTTAGAGTTTTCCAGGGGGTGGCTTGATTTGCAAGTTTGCATATTTTTCATATGACATAAATCACAGTTACAAAGAAGAATATGGGTAATATGAAGCACGTGGTTCTTAAACATGGATTTCACATGGAAACATAAATTTTTGAATTAGCTTTTTAGTCATTCTATTTTTATCTGTCATCTCCTGGCAGATTTCTTCACTCTTCATCCAGcaagtttttgttttgctcacTTACTGTAGGAAGAAAATGGTCTGTTTAAAATTGAACATactgtattttattaatatatttaaagcTTTCCTTTAATTTGCATATGAAATAAAGTAATAtgtaaatgaataaaataaatttttaatgttaaaagcTTTAGTCTTAAGACATTTTTGTGCAGACTGCAAGTGAATTTTTTCTAAAGTAAGCAAttgtctggggaaaaaaaaaaaaaaggcagtaaaacCTTATTTCCTTGAAACCAGTGTAAAAACTTTGTACTTCACTAGAATTAATGCTTACAAGATGAACTCCTCACAGAATCTGTGCCTAAAAACAGCAGAATGCCATTGGAGTATTTCCATTGTGGGAGGAGAGAAGAATTAAATTTCGtaactaaaaaagaaaaatatctaaaacTCTaagcagaaatgggaaaatttagaatttattctaaataacaaaacaaaaaagtcatAAATCCAAAGCAAGAGTTCACAGAAAGGTGTggagaaaagcatttaaaataagctcctttattttttttgtattttgtaaaaataaaaatattgtgccTAAAATAAACTGGTTGTCCTTGGTAAAAGGCAAAACATCTGGATCCTATATAGCTTGTAGTGACAAAACAAATaccagggtttgttttttttcttatttttcatggtCTTTGTTCAATGTACAGCAGTAAAACCCATACATGTTACAGCTTTTAAAAGCCTGTAACTtagatttctcttttcttggAGTAGACAGTAGTAATATCAGCTATTATTTTAGTAGCATTCAATCAATTCTAAAGTGCTAAAAACTTCTAGAATTCTTTAATTgtattatataattttttttttcagctcagaaGATAAAATAACTGTTCATTTCATAAACCGTGATGGTGACAAACTAACAGCCAAGGGAAAACCTGGGGATTCACTGCTGGATGTTGTTGTTGACAATAATCTAGACATAGATGGTTTTGGTAAGTAGAttcactgaatattttattcagaGTCTAGAAATTGTTTCTGGAAATTTAGAATACTGTAACAGTCTTTAGTTATAATATGTGCTAGTCCCATGTAATAATCATTTGCTTATGAAACATCATACTAGGGCAGAGAAATAATGTAGTAAAAATGTATGTTCtgtgtttaagaaaaaagtaatgagggaaaaataaaatgtaaatccTGCTTATTTGCTTCTATCACTAGGGGGCATCCCATGTGCATTACCAATAACAGAAATATCTTTGTATAAAGGGTTGCAGATCTATTGAATGATTCAGCTGCACTCAATTTGTTTGTTATTGCTAGTTGTTCGGTTGTGGAAAGACCTTCCACTGTTCAAAGAGACTGGTCAgtgttcttttcttcctccctcacCCCTTTCCTCACTTCCCCAACATTAATGATCCTTGAGCTGCTGATATGACAAATTTTATGGTTGGCACTTtaattaaattctgctttttcatgtGTATTTGAAGAcattatataatttaaaaatcaaatattgtATTACAGTGTGGTGCTCACTATGCTTTTGGTACTGTGGCAGCATGGTGCTTTCTGTGTGGTTCTCATGGTCTAATGATGAGTTCCACTGTTTCTTTTCATAGCAGTGGTTATACATACAGCCTTTCTTCACTTATTTCCATATGATTCCAAAGGTGATGTTGTCGCAGTATTTTTGATTCTGCTCTTGCTAGAAATAAGTGAAGATTGGCTAATGTGTTATCTGATTCTCTTCTATCAATTTAAATCAGAGCCTGAGGTTTGTAATCTCCACAATATTTAGCTTTCCCCCACTTCTTGAAGTtgcatatttctttttcaacacTGTGGAGAATTAGATGCCAGCCTAAGACAGCCCAATACAGCAACAGAGAAAAATTTGTCAGAGTTCAAACTTCTCCTGTGCTGTGGTGACCTAATTGCTGTAGCAGGTAGGTGCAGTTGGTGCTTGTGCTGCTCTACCCCAGCAGCTTGTTAGGTCCTTGACCTGTACTGGAACACCTCATAATCCATGTAGTAGCCATCTCTCTCTAGCCTGACTACCTTTGCTGCTGTGAATTAGTGTTCTGTTGagtgagaagaaataaatataaaatccCTCCTCCCTGTACTTCTAAGGAATTGTTTTTGTGTAGCAGGTGTCTGCTGTTGAACTTCTAGAGGAAACCACCTCAAAACTatggaaaagagagagataaGAAGGATTAGCATTGGAAATGAAGTAGTGTTGATTGACAGCATTGTCTGCTTTTGCATTCTTACAgtaaaaagctatttttttaaatgatggaAAGAGAATTAGTCAAATATTTTAACTGATTACTTAGCATTTTTTAACTAATTATTTAGCATTTAAGTAAATCTTCATGCTATAGTAACTGTAGAAATAACAGTAATAGTTGAATGCAGAGTAGGTGTATGAAAGTGGAATATATAGATCATTAATTTGGCTAATCAACTGAGATTTCTTGTATGAAACAAACGTGTAGGATTTCTTTTGAAATTCAACTGCAGTTTGAAACTTGGATTTTCtattatattgatttttttttaaatttttttttaggtgcATGTGAAGGAACGCTAGCCTGTTCAACTTGTCATTTAATATTTGAAGACCACATATTTGAGAAACTAGATGCAATTACTGATGAAGAGATGGACATGCTGGACCTGGCATATGGCCTCACAGAAACGTAAGGCAGCATAACACTTCCCTACATTACTTCTCCAAGGAATGGGAAGAAAGGTTTGCAGATGGGGCAGTCCAATATTCTTGGAGCACCTTAATCAGCTTTTAATGAATAGCTGGATTCTGTTACACAAATAGGACTGCCAAGTGTAAATGTTGTTTGTCTGAATTAGTATTAAAAAGATGTCAGTGTTGGTTTTGTGACTGAAGAGTGCTTGTTCTTCAGAGGGTTTGGTGCAGAAATATTAGCACTAAAGTATGACTGGAAACCCAGTTCCTTCCACAAAagctctgccactgctgtccTCTGTGTGGATCTTCTTATTCttgtttctcttcccttctgttttctctcctgtgaTAGTCTATGGGTAGTTAATGTATTTTATGAATGTGTTTATGTTAGTATTTTAGGTTTTGGTCAGATCTCCTTTTCACAGAGTCATAGAAGGGTTGAGGTTGGAGGGGACCTCTTGAGGTCAACTGGTCCAAtgccctgctcaagcaggacTACCTAGATCCAATGCCCAGCACCATGTCCAGACAGCTTTTGAATATGTCCAAAGATGGAGACTCCACCTTCTCCATTCTCTCTGGTATTTATGTACATTGCTAAGATCCTTCCTCCAATCCTTCTCTAGGACAGACAGTGTAGAGATGTCAGTGTACATACTTGTTATGCTTTGACTCATATCACAATGCTCCTTGTGCACACACACCAGATTCCCTTTTGGGAGCAACTGATCCTAAAgtgtgctctggctgctgatAGGCATTAGAGTAGACTACTGGTACTCTAAAGTAAACCTCTGTTCTGCATCCCCCCCACCATCGCACATCTTGTAGTTAGGGTGTTAATCCTCATCACAGACCTGCTCCTGGTGGGCTGTTTTATTTGCTGGTGCACAAGTAGCC includes the following:
- the FDX1 gene encoding adrenodoxin, mitochondrial — encoded protein: MAAPGPARLLRAAAASSRRWLFSTSPAAGPRPGCGSAAAAGRAARPFSLSARAVLSSEDKITVHFINRDGDKLTAKGKPGDSLLDVVVDNNLDIDGFGACEGTLACSTCHLIFEDHIFEKLDAITDEEMDMLDLAYGLTETSRLGCQICLKKSMNDMTVRVPEAVADARQSVDMSKNS